A window of the Acanthochromis polyacanthus isolate Apoly-LR-REF ecotype Palm Island chromosome 10, KAUST_Apoly_ChrSc, whole genome shotgun sequence genome harbors these coding sequences:
- the sqstm1 gene encoding sequestosome-1, translated as MSVTVKAYLLGKDESVKEIRRFAVDQDVSCSFEYLSKKTASVFSNLKSSSFSLFYRDEDGDLVAFSSDDELMMGLGCMKDATFRLFIKEKKEHRRDFPLHAFPPFAFGPPPPGAPHPPPPHLAPPPILHPNVTCDGCDGAVVGTRFKCSVCPNYDLCSTCQARGTHTEHALLPIWHPLQWFPRGKWMKRMRHCMWNQNQNQNQAQDQDQDPELNQDQDKDQAGPSRPAADCSAPSASQANMAFLKNIGEGVAAMLSPLGIDVDIDVEHEGQRTKVAPPTSGGGVEGDVEMSGASSEGGASSEGGASQGSKVSRDSDEEWTHLSSREVDPSTGELQSLQSSDQEPVSGGQQGPTGLREAALYPHLPQEADPGLVESLSQMLSMGFTDEGGWLTRLLQAKNFDIGAALDAIQYAKQPRPKP; from the exons ATGTCGGTGACGGTGAAGGCCTACCTGCTGGGGAAGGACGAGTCGGTGAAGGAGATCCGGAGGTTTGCGGTGGATCAGGACGTTTCCTGCAGCTTCGAGTATCTGAGCAAGAAGACAGCCAGCGTGTTCAGCAACCTAAAGAGCTCCAGCTTCAGCCTGTTCTACAGAG atGAAGATGGAGACCTGGTGGCGTTTTCCTCTGACGATGAGCTGATGATGGGGCTGGGCTGCATGAAGGACGCCACGTTCCGCCTCTTCATCAAAG AGAAAAAGGAGCACCGTCGAGACTTCCCTCTTCATGCCTTCCCGCCTTTCGCCTTTGGCCCTCCTCCACCTGGAGCTCctcaccccccaccccctcacCTGGCCCCGCCCCCCATCCTTCACCCTAACGTCACCTGTGACGGCTGTGACGGTGCCGTGGTTGGGACGCGCTTCAAATGTTCGGTGTGTCCGAACTACGACCTGTGCTCCACCTGCCAGGCCCGCGGGACGCACACTGAGCACGCTCTGCTGCCCATCTGGCACCCGCTGCAG TGGTTTCCTCGAGGGAAgtggatgaagaggatgaggcACTGCATGTGGAAccaaaaccagaaccagaaccaggctcaggacCAAGACCAGGACCCAGAGctgaaccaggaccaggacaaGGACCAAGCGGGACCTTCCAGACCTGCGGCTGATTGCAGCGCCCCCTCTG CCTCTCAGGCCAACATGGCGTTCCTGAAGAACATTGGCGAGGGCGTGGCGGCCATGTTAAGCCCGCTAG GTATCGATGTGGACATCGACGTGGAGCACGAAGGCCAGAGGACGAAGGTAGCCCCGCCCACTTCAGGTGGGGGTGTGGAAGGTGACGTGGAGATGAGTGGAGCTAGCAGTGAGGGCGGGGCCAGCAGTGAGGGCGGTGCCAGCCAGGGGTCAAAG GTGAGCAGGGACTCTGATGAGGAGTGGACTCACCTGAGCTCCAGAGAGGTGGACCCATCCACAGGGGAGCTGCAGTCTCTGCAGTCCAGCGACCAGGAGCCCGTGTCCGGAGGCCAGCAGGGCCCCACAGGGCTGAGGGAGGCGGCCCTGTACCCTCACCTGCCTCAAG AGGCGGACCCCGGCCTGGTGGAGTCTCTGTCCCAGATGCTGTCGATGGGCTTCACCGATGAGGGCGGTTGGCTGACCCGCCTCCTCCAGGCAAAGAACTTTGACATCGGAGCTGCTCTAGACGCCATCCAGTACGCCAAGCAGCCCCGCCCAAAGCcctga